In Rhodospirillum rubrum ATCC 11170, a genomic segment contains:
- a CDS encoding leucyl aminopeptidase family protein, producing MLDTLILAAAGGAPIPLHPVTKAGCKAWLSGLDATARRWAEGQGFDAAQGTVLSLPAADGAIAAAAVGLGEGDDPYAFSSAASALPPGDYQLETASLPAGWAAEAALAWALGTYRFGRYRPTLAEGPRPRLVWPVGADRARVERLITAIGLVRDLVNTPAEDMGPAELAKAAGDLAAAHGATLSVLVGEELRTANYPLIHAVGRASSRAPRLIDLTWGDPGHPGVTLVGKGVCFDSGGLDLKPSAGMRLMKKDMGGAAHVLGLAALIMGQKLPVRLRVLIPAVDNAVAGNAFRPGDILTARNGLSVEIGNTDAEGRLVLADALAEACAGAPDLLIDCATLTGAARVALGPDLPALFCDDDALVEDLLAQTRITRDPLWRMPLWAPYRRMLDSKVADLTNAPDGSFAGAITAALFLKAFVDPEVRWLHLDLFAWQPAARPGRPEGGAAQGLRALMGLIETRFGR from the coding sequence TTGCTCGATACCCTGATCCTGGCCGCCGCGGGCGGCGCCCCCATTCCCCTTCATCCCGTGACCAAGGCTGGCTGCAAGGCTTGGTTGTCGGGGCTTGATGCCACGGCCCGGCGGTGGGCCGAGGGGCAAGGCTTCGACGCGGCGCAAGGGACGGTGCTGTCCCTGCCCGCCGCCGATGGCGCCATCGCCGCCGCCGCCGTGGGCCTGGGCGAGGGGGATGACCCTTACGCCTTCTCGTCGGCCGCGAGCGCCCTGCCGCCCGGCGATTATCAGTTGGAAACCGCTTCTCTGCCCGCCGGTTGGGCGGCGGAGGCCGCCCTGGCCTGGGCCCTCGGCACCTATCGCTTCGGCCGCTATCGTCCGACTCTCGCCGAAGGTCCGCGCCCCCGGCTGGTCTGGCCGGTCGGCGCCGATCGCGCGCGGGTGGAACGGCTGATCACGGCGATCGGTCTGGTGCGCGATCTGGTCAATACCCCCGCCGAGGATATGGGGCCGGCCGAACTGGCCAAGGCGGCGGGCGACCTTGCCGCCGCCCATGGCGCCACGCTCTCCGTCCTCGTCGGCGAGGAGTTGCGAACGGCCAATTATCCCCTGATCCATGCCGTCGGCCGGGCCAGCAGCCGGGCGCCCCGGCTGATCGATCTGACCTGGGGCGATCCCGGCCACCCCGGCGTGACCCTGGTCGGCAAGGGCGTGTGCTTTGACAGCGGCGGCCTTGATCTCAAACCCTCGGCCGGCATGCGGCTGATGAAAAAGGATATGGGCGGCGCCGCCCATGTTCTGGGGCTGGCCGCCCTGATCATGGGCCAGAAGTTGCCGGTACGCCTGAGGGTGCTGATCCCGGCGGTGGATAATGCGGTGGCCGGCAACGCCTTTCGCCCCGGCGATATCCTGACCGCGCGCAATGGGTTGAGCGTCGAGATCGGCAATACGGATGCCGAGGGCCGCTTGGTTCTGGCCGATGCCCTGGCCGAGGCCTGCGCCGGCGCGCCCGATCTGCTGATCGATTGCGCCACCCTGACCGGGGCGGCCCGCGTTGCCCTGGGGCCGGATCTACCGGCGCTTTTTTGCGATGACGACGCCTTGGTCGAGGACCTGCTGGCCCAGACCCGCATCACCCGCGATCCGCTGTGGCGGATGCCGTTATGGGCGCCCTATCGGCGGATGCTCGACAGCAAGGTCGCCGATCTGACCAACGCGCCCGATGGATCCTTCGCCGGAGCGATCACGGCGGCGCTGTTCCTCAAGGCTTTCGTCGATCCCGAGGTGCGCTGGCTTCATCTTGACCTCTTCGCCTGGCAACCCGCCGCCCGGCCCGGACGGCCCGAAGGCGGCGCCGCCCAGGGCCTGCGCGCCCTGATGGGACTGATCGAGACGCGGTTCGGCCGGTAG
- a CDS encoding MarR family transcriptional regulator, producing MPVVLNPVEALDLWRGSILESVRRDAPDLSARQMALLLTVYLTPQPHTVRGLAGLLNVSKPAITRAVDRLSDYGLVKRKTDEADRRSVLIQRTVKGSVFLREFGDIIVSAGRNTKSE from the coding sequence ATGCCTGTTGTTCTGAACCCGGTAGAAGCGCTTGATTTATGGCGCGGGTCCATCCTTGAAAGCGTGCGTCGGGACGCCCCCGATCTTTCGGCGCGGCAGATGGCCTTGCTGCTCACCGTTTATCTGACGCCGCAGCCCCATACGGTGCGCGGTCTGGCCGGGCTGCTCAATGTGTCCAAGCCGGCGATCACCCGCGCCGTCGACCGGCTCAGCGATTACGGCTTGGTCAAACGTAAGACCGACGAGGCCGACCGCCGGTCGGTGCTGATTCAGCGCACGGTCAAGGGCAGCGTGTTCTTGCGCGAATTCGGCGACATCATCGTTTCGGCCGGTCGCAACACCAAGTCCGAATAG
- a CDS encoding AraC family transcriptional regulator, with protein MRISLDVGAMMKSTDSAYYQNVPRPIGAMSKAYASASVVPMHRHVRGQLIYAVSGVMEVISSDYLWLVPPQRAVWMPPGVEHRMRARGDVSLRTLYIHPDVFPEDFSSFPRTVQVSGLLRELILCAADIPVDYDVDGRDGRLMALLLEEIQWSPEQPLRLPSPRDQRLTRICEAILANPGDDHGLEGWGKIVGASSRTLARLFQAELGVSFRCWRQQARILAALPRLAAGEPVTAIAADLGYETPGAFASMFRRLTGAKPSQYFPH; from the coding sequence ATGCGTATATCGCTTGATGTGGGTGCGATGATGAAGAGTACGGACAGTGCTTATTACCAAAACGTACCCAGGCCGATCGGAGCGATGTCAAAAGCCTATGCCAGCGCCTCCGTCGTGCCGATGCATCGTCATGTGCGCGGGCAGTTGATATATGCCGTTTCCGGCGTCATGGAGGTGATCTCGTCAGACTATCTCTGGCTGGTCCCCCCCCAACGCGCGGTGTGGATGCCGCCGGGCGTCGAGCATCGCATGCGAGCGCGGGGAGATGTCTCTCTGCGCACGCTCTATATTCATCCCGACGTTTTTCCAGAGGACTTCAGTTCTTTTCCGCGGACGGTTCAGGTCTCCGGGCTTTTGCGCGAGTTGATCTTGTGCGCTGCGGATATCCCGGTGGACTACGATGTCGATGGGCGCGACGGCCGCTTGATGGCCCTTCTACTAGAAGAGATCCAATGGTCTCCCGAACAGCCGCTCCGCCTGCCGTCCCCCCGCGATCAACGGCTGACGCGTATTTGCGAGGCGATTCTCGCGAATCCCGGTGACGATCATGGTCTCGAGGGATGGGGGAAGATCGTTGGGGCGTCCAGTCGGACCTTGGCGCGGCTCTTTCAGGCGGAACTCGGCGTATCCTTTCGCTGCTGGCGCCAGCAGGCGCGCATCCTCGCGGCGCTGCCAAGGCTTGCCGCGGGCGAACCGGTGACGGCCATCGCCGCCGATCTTGGCTATGAGACGCCCGGGGCTTTCGCGTCAATGTTTAGACGGCTGACCGGCGCAAAACCGAGCCAATATTTCCCCCACTGA
- the hemB gene encoding porphobilinogen synthase — translation MSAIFPVTRMRRLRRSVALRDLVRETTVSTNDLIQPIFVEEEIDSPIPIPTMPGISRIPEQHLAAEIEALARLGLKSVMLFGISHHKDHCGSDTWNPDGLVARMLRTAKHAVPDMVVIPDICFCEYTDHGHCGVLDQGHVANDATLANLVKQAVVAAESGADILAPSGMMDGQVQAIRAGLDKAGFLEIPIMAYASKFESALYGPFRVASECTLQGNRKTYQLDPMNGRAALREALLDEAEGADFLMVKPGTLYLDVLHQLRQRTLLPLAAYQVGGEYAMIKFAALSGALDERSTVLETLGAFKRAGADLIVSYFARDVARCLDGRA, via the coding sequence ATGTCAGCCATCTTTCCGGTTACCCGCATGCGCCGACTGCGCCGTTCCGTCGCTTTGCGGGACCTTGTCCGAGAAACCACGGTTTCGACGAACGATTTGATCCAGCCCATTTTCGTTGAGGAGGAGATTGACTCGCCAATCCCCATCCCAACGATGCCGGGAATCTCTCGGATCCCCGAACAGCACTTGGCGGCCGAGATCGAAGCCCTCGCCCGCCTGGGGTTGAAATCGGTGATGCTGTTTGGCATCTCGCACCACAAGGATCATTGCGGCAGCGACACCTGGAACCCGGACGGGTTGGTGGCACGGATGTTACGGACGGCGAAGCACGCTGTGCCGGACATGGTGGTTATTCCTGACATTTGCTTTTGTGAGTACACGGACCATGGTCATTGCGGCGTGCTAGACCAGGGCCATGTCGCGAACGACGCCACGCTGGCCAACCTCGTGAAACAGGCCGTTGTCGCCGCCGAGTCGGGAGCGGACATCCTGGCGCCATCGGGCATGATGGATGGTCAGGTCCAGGCCATTCGTGCCGGATTGGATAAAGCCGGCTTCCTGGAAATCCCGATTATGGCCTATGCCTCGAAGTTCGAGTCCGCCCTCTACGGACCCTTCCGCGTAGCCAGCGAGTGTACCTTGCAGGGCAACCGCAAGACCTACCAACTCGATCCGATGAACGGTCGGGCCGCCCTCCGGGAAGCCCTCTTGGACGAAGCGGAAGGAGCTGATTTTCTCATGGTGAAGCCCGGCACGCTCTACCTCGATGTGCTTCATCAGCTGCGCCAACGCACCTTGCTGCCGCTCGCCGCCTATCAGGTGGGGGGGGAGTACGCCATGATCAAATTCGCCGCCCTTTCCGGCGCCCTTGACGAACGCTCGACGGTGCTTGAGACCCTGGGGGCGTTCAAGCGCGCGGGCGCCGATCTCATCGTCAGCTATTTCGCCCGCGACGTCGCGCGCTGCCTGGACGGACGGGCCTGA
- a CDS encoding cyclase family protein produces the protein MPPTPRSLSLFAALFPLALAACATAPPPPAPPPPGGALWSVYETQLKTAKYIDLTHAFSPVQPVWPGFATASFRPAVAGATIPGYVAKGKPFTYKDHGFIATSYVLPTDQYGTQLDPPAHWDERGATISDLPPTYALRPLVVISIADKVARDPGYALQVADIDDWEARHGRIPEGSVVMVRSDWSKKWADSTAFNAKPFPGVGLAALKVLHLERKILFHGHEPLDTDSTPTLEGEAWLLHNNFTQAEGVTNLDQVPEAGALISIGFAKPKGGTGGFARYVAIAPADWPHGVSVIEAPGAPLPQQPAPLKRDAQGVLVPTP, from the coding sequence ATGCCGCCGACTCCCCGGTCCTTGTCGCTGTTTGCCGCACTTTTTCCCCTGGCGCTCGCCGCCTGCGCCACCGCCCCGCCGCCGCCGGCCCCGCCGCCGCCCGGTGGAGCGCTGTGGTCGGTTTATGAAACCCAGCTCAAAACCGCCAAATACATCGACCTCACGCACGCCTTTTCGCCGGTTCAGCCGGTCTGGCCGGGTTTCGCCACCGCCAGCTTCCGCCCGGCGGTCGCCGGCGCGACGATTCCGGGCTACGTCGCCAAGGGCAAACCCTTCACCTATAAGGACCATGGCTTCATCGCCACCAGCTATGTCCTTCCCACCGACCAATACGGCACCCAGCTTGACCCGCCGGCCCATTGGGACGAGCGCGGGGCGACCATCAGCGATCTGCCGCCAACCTATGCCCTGCGCCCGCTGGTGGTGATCTCCATCGCCGACAAGGTCGCCCGCGACCCGGGCTATGCCCTTCAGGTCGCCGATATCGACGACTGGGAGGCCCGCCATGGGCGCATTCCCGAAGGATCGGTGGTGATGGTGCGTTCGGACTGGTCAAAGAAGTGGGCCGATAGCACCGCCTTTAACGCCAAGCCCTTTCCCGGGGTCGGCCTTGCGGCGCTGAAGGTTTTGCACCTCGAGCGCAAGATCTTGTTCCACGGCCACGAACCCCTTGATACGGATTCGACGCCGACCCTGGAAGGGGAAGCCTGGCTTCTGCACAACAACTTCACCCAGGCCGAAGGCGTAACCAACCTGGATCAGGTTCCCGAGGCCGGGGCGCTGATCTCGATCGGCTTTGCCAAGCCCAAAGGGGGAACCGGCGGCTTCGCCCGCTATGTCGCCATCGCCCCGGCCGATTGGCCCCACGGCGTCTCGGTGATCGAGGCGCCGGGCGCCCCTTTGCCCCAACAGCCCGCCCCGCTCAAACGCGATGCCCAGGGCGTTCTGGTGCCAACGCCCTAA
- a CDS encoding GNAT family N-acetyltransferase yields the protein MRFRGATATDLILVAGLISQAHRDVALAFGLTAENCPRHPSFCTPAWVERGMACGETYFILERDSVAVGCVACRLAETGVAALNRLSVLESERRRGHGGLLVAHCLDHAKAAGARSVRIGVIERHVALRDWYRQRGFEEGPIERFPHLPFAVQSMFHRLGATVVIGEKGGPAQEPPFVVRRP from the coding sequence ATGCGTTTTCGCGGCGCGACCGCCACCGATCTTATCCTTGTGGCCGGGCTCATCAGCCAAGCCCATCGCGATGTGGCGCTCGCCTTCGGCTTGACCGCCGAAAACTGCCCCCGACATCCGTCGTTCTGCACGCCCGCCTGGGTGGAGCGGGGGATGGCTTGCGGAGAGACCTATTTTATTCTGGAACGCGACTCCGTTGCGGTGGGCTGTGTCGCCTGTCGCCTAGCCGAGACCGGCGTCGCCGCCCTCAACCGGCTGTCCGTTCTCGAGTCCGAACGGCGTCGGGGCCATGGCGGACTCCTTGTCGCCCATTGTCTCGATCATGCCAAAGCGGCGGGGGCGCGGAGCGTCAGGATCGGCGTCATCGAGCGCCATGTCGCCCTGCGAGATTGGTATCGTCAGCGAGGCTTCGAAGAGGGGCCGATCGAGCGTTTCCCCCATCTGCCCTTCGCGGTTCAGTCGATGTTTCATCGCCTGGGCGCTACCGTGGTCATCGGGGAAAAGGGGGGCCCCGCGCAGGAGCCCCCCTTTGTGGTTAGACGACCTTGA
- a CDS encoding NADH:flavin oxidoreductase/NADH oxidase, protein MATSQLFQPITLDGLTLPNRIIIAPMCQYSAKDGRTTGWHTIHLGQLALSGAGMLIIEATAVEPAGRISPADLGLWSDETEHALAETLAQVRAYSTMPIALQIAHAGRKASTAVPWEGGAQIAPDAGGWQTRAPSALPFDPSENPPVALTVADLTELREAFADTARRAARAGIDAIEIHAAHGYLLHEFLSPLSNRRSDAYGGSLENRLRFPLEVFDAVRAAFPAGKPVGVRVSATDWVEGGWSLEETIALAEALKARGCAFIHVSSGALSLDQKIPVGPGYQVPLARAIKAATGLPTIAVGLITEPEQAETILVSGDADMIGLARGILYDPRWPWHAAARLGQKIEAAPQYLRAAPHQAADLFKVV, encoded by the coding sequence ATGGCGACAAGCCAGCTTTTCCAGCCGATCACCCTGGATGGATTGACCCTGCCCAACCGCATCATCATCGCCCCGATGTGCCAGTATTCGGCCAAGGACGGCCGGACCACCGGCTGGCACACCATCCATCTTGGCCAACTCGCCCTGTCGGGTGCGGGGATGCTGATCATCGAGGCGACGGCGGTGGAGCCGGCCGGTCGGATCAGCCCAGCCGATTTGGGGCTGTGGTCCGACGAGACCGAGCACGCCCTGGCCGAGACCCTGGCCCAGGTTCGCGCCTATTCGACCATGCCGATCGCCCTGCAGATCGCCCATGCCGGGCGCAAGGCCTCGACGGCGGTGCCCTGGGAAGGCGGCGCGCAGATCGCGCCCGACGCCGGCGGCTGGCAGACGCGGGCGCCTTCGGCCCTGCCCTTCGATCCGTCGGAAAACCCGCCCGTCGCCCTGACGGTGGCCGATTTGACGGAGCTGCGCGAGGCCTTCGCCGACACCGCCCGGCGGGCGGCGCGCGCCGGGATCGACGCCATCGAGATCCACGCCGCCCACGGCTATCTGCTTCATGAGTTCCTTTCGCCGCTTTCGAACCGGCGCAGCGACGCCTATGGCGGCTCGTTGGAGAACCGCCTGCGCTTCCCGTTGGAGGTTTTCGACGCCGTTCGCGCCGCCTTCCCCGCCGGCAAGCCGGTTGGCGTTCGCGTCTCGGCCACCGATTGGGTGGAGGGCGGCTGGAGCTTGGAAGAAACTATCGCCTTGGCCGAGGCTTTGAAGGCGCGCGGCTGCGCCTTCATTCACGTATCAAGCGGCGCCCTCAGCCTTGACCAGAAGATCCCCGTCGGGCCCGGCTATCAGGTGCCCTTGGCCCGCGCCATCAAGGCGGCGACCGGCCTGCCGACCATCGCCGTCGGCCTGATCACCGAACCCGAACAGGCCGAAACCATCCTCGTCAGCGGGGATGCCGATATGATCGGGCTGGCGCGCGGCATTCTCTACGACCCGCGCTGGCCCTGGCACGCCGCCGCCCGCCTGGGCCAGAAGATCGAGGCCGCGCCCCAATACCTGCGCGCCGCCCCCCATCAGGCCGCCGACCTGTTCAAGGTCGTCTAA
- a CDS encoding TetR/AcrR family transcriptional regulator, with protein MSSPAPPRGPGRPREFDLDVALDGAIVAFCERGFHANSITQLSEAMGVGTGSLYKAFPDKRGLFLAAVERYAALRGAQLDAVLDTVEGGRERLRAALTFYAATPHDGDDRQGCLLVNAATESATFDTALANRIRDCLSLTESRLAGLIAEGQSDGSIDQTIDGPATARLMLCLIHGLRVVGQAGMPPIGVAALVDAAMRTLR; from the coding sequence ATGTCTTCCCCCGCTCCCCCCAGAGGTCCCGGTCGCCCCCGCGAATTCGATCTCGATGTCGCCCTTGATGGCGCCATCGTGGCCTTCTGCGAGCGCGGCTTTCATGCCAATTCGATCACCCAACTTTCCGAAGCCATGGGCGTGGGCACCGGCAGCCTCTATAAGGCGTTCCCCGACAAGCGCGGCCTGTTCTTGGCGGCGGTCGAACGCTATGCCGCCCTGCGCGGCGCCCAGCTTGACGCCGTTCTCGACACGGTCGAGGGCGGGCGTGAGCGCCTGCGCGCCGCCCTCACCTTCTATGCCGCCACACCCCATGACGGCGACGACCGCCAGGGCTGCCTGCTGGTCAACGCCGCCACCGAATCGGCCACGTTCGATACCGCTCTTGCCAATCGCATCCGCGATTGCCTGTCGCTGACCGAAAGCCGGCTGGCCGGGCTGATCGCCGAGGGCCAAAGCGACGGCTCCATCGACCAAACCATCGATGGCCCGGCCACCGCCCGGCTGATGCTCTGCCTGATCCATGGCCTACGGGTCGTTGGCCAAGCCGGCATGCCGCCGATCGGCGTGGCCGCGCTTGTCGACGCCGCGATGAGAACCCTGCGCTAA
- the ppa gene encoding inorganic diphosphatase, whose protein sequence is MDIKKIPVGKNPPQDVNVIIEIPLLADPVKYEVDKESGAMFVDRFLHTAMHYPCNYGFVPHTLSDDGDPVDVMVVGRIPVAVGSVMRTRPVGVLYMEDEAGRDEKILGVPHSKLYPYHDNVNNFGDLRPIELRRIEHFFAHYKDLEEGKWVKILGWGNYKEAWDVIERGIAAEAAHKKV, encoded by the coding sequence ATGGATATCAAGAAAATTCCCGTGGGCAAGAACCCGCCCCAGGATGTGAACGTCATCATCGAGATTCCGCTGCTCGCCGATCCGGTGAAGTACGAGGTCGATAAGGAATCGGGGGCGATGTTCGTCGATCGCTTCCTGCACACCGCCATGCACTACCCCTGCAACTACGGCTTCGTTCCCCATACCCTGTCCGACGACGGTGATCCGGTGGACGTGATGGTGGTCGGCCGTATTCCGGTGGCGGTGGGCTCGGTGATGCGCACCCGCCCGGTCGGCGTGCTGTACATGGAAGACGAAGCCGGCCGCGACGAGAAGATCCTGGGCGTGCCCCACAGCAAGCTCTACCCCTATCACGACAACGTGAACAATTTCGGCGACCTGCGGCCGATCGAGCTGCGGCGGATCGAGCATTTCTTCGCCCACTACAAGGACCTTGAAGAGGGCAAGTGGGTGAAGATCCTGGGCTGGGGCAATTACAAGGAAGCCTGGGACGTCATCGAAAGGGGCATCGCCGCCGAGGCCGCCCACAAGAAGGTCTAA
- a CDS encoding AmpG family muropeptide MFS transporter, producing the protein MTPAPRPPWRLKLAPQGSGGALRRLARTCGLAAVGRLLLAPLPAGWREAVIAIGDSRVARMGFLGFSAGLPLLLVFSTLSVWLREAGIDRATVTMLSWAALAYSFKFVWAPLVDRLPLPVLGRLGRRRSWLAFAQGLVCLGLVWTAAFDPAVALPMTALGAVIIAFAAATQDVVIDAYRIEAAEPALQSLMSASYIAGYRVGMLVSGAGSLWLAALLDPGTGYDPAVWATVYRTMAAVMALGLITTLVIPEPERAPQTAEADDRSTADQLRFVGVIVLAAAAFLGGFVALDAPARGIAQGLHAAGTGEPLAQALAGALRLIGALAGAGVAASALIALGLASREHLRRTYIAPIADFFGRYGRLALLVLALIGSYRVADVAMGAIANVFYVDMGFTKEQIATYTKFWGLWATLLGGFLGGIVALRVGVMGALFIGAVLAALSNLLFAALAGHPGETLWLMIAIVGDNLSAGMASAAFVAYLSALTSVRFTAMQYALFSSLMTLLPKVLAGYGGSVVDTVGYASFFIGTAALGLPVLVLVALAARFAPPKSH; encoded by the coding sequence ATGACCCCAGCCCCCCGCCCCCCCTGGCGCCTGAAACTGGCACCCCAGGGCAGCGGCGGGGCGCTGCGGCGCCTCGCCCGGACCTGCGGTCTGGCCGCGGTCGGCCGCCTCCTGCTCGCCCCTTTGCCCGCCGGCTGGCGCGAGGCGGTGATCGCCATCGGCGATAGCCGGGTGGCGCGGATGGGCTTTCTCGGCTTTTCCGCCGGTCTGCCGCTGCTGCTGGTGTTCAGCACCCTGTCGGTCTGGCTGCGCGAAGCCGGGATCGACCGGGCGACGGTCACCATGCTGAGTTGGGCCGCTCTGGCCTATTCCTTCAAATTCGTCTGGGCGCCGCTGGTCGACCGCCTGCCCCTTCCCGTCCTTGGCCGTCTTGGCCGAAGGCGAAGCTGGCTGGCTTTCGCCCAGGGGCTGGTATGTCTGGGCCTTGTCTGGACCGCAGCCTTCGATCCCGCCGTCGCCCTGCCGATGACGGCCCTGGGCGCGGTGATCATCGCCTTCGCCGCCGCCACCCAAGACGTGGTGATCGACGCCTATCGCATCGAAGCCGCCGAACCGGCCCTGCAATCGCTGATGTCGGCCAGCTATATCGCCGGCTACCGCGTCGGCATGCTGGTCTCGGGGGCGGGATCGCTGTGGCTGGCCGCCCTGCTCGATCCCGGCACCGGCTATGACCCCGCCGTCTGGGCGACGGTGTATCGGACGATGGCGGCGGTCATGGCCCTGGGGCTGATCACCACCTTGGTCATCCCCGAACCCGAGCGCGCCCCGCAAACCGCCGAGGCCGACGACCGCTCGACGGCCGACCAGCTCCGCTTCGTCGGCGTCATCGTACTGGCCGCCGCCGCCTTTCTCGGCGGTTTCGTCGCCCTTGACGCTCCGGCGCGGGGGATCGCCCAAGGTTTGCACGCCGCCGGAACCGGCGAGCCCCTGGCCCAGGCCCTGGCCGGCGCCCTGCGGCTGATCGGCGCCCTGGCCGGAGCCGGGGTGGCCGCCAGCGCCCTGATCGCCCTGGGGCTGGCCTCGCGCGAGCACCTGCGGCGGACCTATATCGCGCCGATCGCCGATTTCTTCGGCCGCTATGGCCGGCTCGCCCTGCTGGTGCTCGCCCTGATCGGCAGCTACCGGGTGGCCGATGTGGCGATGGGGGCGATCGCCAATGTCTTTTATGTCGACATGGGCTTCACCAAGGAGCAGATCGCCACCTACACCAAATTCTGGGGCCTGTGGGCGACCCTGCTGGGTGGTTTTCTGGGCGGCATCGTCGCCCTGCGCGTCGGGGTGATGGGGGCGTTGTTCATCGGCGCCGTGCTGGCGGCGCTGTCGAACCTGCTGTTCGCCGCCCTGGCCGGCCATCCGGGCGAGACCCTGTGGCTGATGATCGCCATCGTCGGCGACAATCTCAGCGCCGGCATGGCCTCGGCGGCCTTCGTCGCCTATCTCTCGGCCCTGACCTCGGTGCGCTTCACCGCCATGCAATACGCCCTGTTCAGTTCGCTGATGACCCTGCTGCCCAAGGTCCTGGCCGGCTATGGCGGATCGGTGGTCGATACCGTCGGTTATGCGTCTTTTTTCATCGGCACTGCGGCGCTTGGCCTGCCGGTGCTGGTCCTGGTTGCCCTGGCCGCCCGCTTCGCGCCGCCAAAATCGCACTGA